A genome region from Flammeovirga agarivorans includes the following:
- a CDS encoding carboxypeptidase-like regulatory domain-containing protein — translation MKGFFLANFLLLFTSTLSFSQTIISGNVRDSNGKPLEGVTVLAYKMQDDYLLSNDITDTAGGFTLDVSTKVDSVRVLLQMIGFKSQTLLLPNIDHSSEFTLSKSGTDFDKEIIQEKKLTKFQEVLEQNIPQQEIPRINTDLGYNYPGVSISPKGTLHYYGQELTNYTITLEPVLSLENDSLLSITDSFSSIETNKSNSIDAKDKSTKEFTTEMIMSGGVPFLWDIMLQPTIQKENFRSTNTFHSSNSGKNDIKKLQKVDLRNLFKYGSIESVPLFISGQDEVNSKMLSNDFINTQETHSFQSNSLFEKGNSTFQVNLSGYTDQRSQAIQNEDMYFAHSDTIHFSDKCQSNFKNNYVAAQLGYQFVDDIKKINNKIYFKYLDHQEQSIIDWNNQEVQQDHNSHFYTVGNQLDVLYSLKEDSWLSFNSFIEYQHQPEDLFVNGGPLQDVRLFWDDQQYDQKVETTTSKAYVSSAYKKQWNNIALETKMDLSYSHQKLSSSLGLREQVSRSDTYVNDIESNSFIPSIRPEFSFKKGRFLLTATPQFAYQFQELNNSITTESDHVAKLTFEPATKFHYKSDRFFVELYHRRDVEFNSLPDIYSGYILTDYRTFLQKNLPLLSNTVNNYHAQINTFLELLMLDLTVNYNYETVKRNWISSIEVQEDGLNGVSYIVFDENLKDNQSIQAILGWDISSLHTKINGSYTFGQLSEDIMVTKVLSNNLGEYQRANASINLSMSDRLNLIANYQYFTQRNSFQFNQLASITESSVGATLEYTTPKHHFNWENNYLENSALADGIIMMNMNYDYTFTSKKVRIGIEIQNLLDEKSFATNEMMFYQTTNTYFQLRGRQVLGSIRWML, via the coding sequence ATGAAAGGATTTTTTTTAGCTAACTTCTTATTACTTTTTACTTCTACTCTTTCTTTTTCGCAAACTATTATCTCAGGAAATGTTAGAGATTCAAATGGAAAACCTTTAGAAGGAGTGACAGTGCTTGCTTATAAAATGCAAGACGATTATTTATTGAGCAATGATATTACTGATACAGCAGGTGGTTTCACACTTGATGTGAGTACTAAGGTAGATAGTGTCCGAGTTTTACTTCAAATGATAGGTTTTAAGTCTCAAACTTTATTGTTACCTAACATTGATCATTCTTCAGAATTTACCCTTTCAAAATCTGGGACTGATTTTGATAAAGAAATAATTCAGGAGAAGAAACTTACAAAGTTTCAGGAAGTATTAGAACAAAATATTCCACAACAAGAGATTCCTAGAATTAATACTGATTTAGGCTATAATTATCCAGGTGTAAGTATTTCTCCAAAGGGTACTTTACACTATTATGGACAAGAATTAACTAATTATACAATTACTTTAGAGCCAGTGTTATCATTGGAAAATGATTCTCTGTTATCGATTACAGATTCTTTTTCAAGTATTGAAACCAATAAGAGCAATAGTATAGATGCAAAAGATAAATCAACGAAAGAATTCACCACAGAAATGATCATGAGTGGAGGAGTACCTTTTCTTTGGGATATTATGTTGCAACCTACAATTCAAAAAGAAAACTTTAGAAGCACCAATACTTTTCATTCCTCTAATAGTGGGAAAAATGATATCAAGAAACTCCAGAAAGTTGATTTAAGGAATTTATTTAAATATGGTTCTATAGAAAGTGTACCTTTATTTATCTCTGGCCAAGATGAAGTGAATAGTAAAATGTTGTCTAATGATTTTATAAATACACAAGAAACACACTCCTTCCAATCGAACTCTCTTTTTGAAAAAGGAAATTCTACCTTTCAAGTTAATTTGAGTGGATATACGGATCAACGATCACAAGCTATTCAAAATGAGGACATGTACTTTGCACATAGTGATACAATCCACTTTTCTGATAAATGTCAATCCAACTTTAAGAATAATTACGTTGCAGCACAATTAGGCTATCAATTTGTCGATGATATTAAAAAAATTAATAATAAGATTTACTTCAAATATCTAGATCATCAGGAACAATCAATCATAGATTGGAATAATCAGGAAGTACAGCAAGATCATAATAGCCACTTTTATACTGTAGGCAATCAATTGGATGTATTGTATTCATTAAAAGAAGATAGTTGGTTAAGCTTTAACTCATTTATAGAATACCAACATCAGCCTGAGGATTTATTTGTTAATGGAGGACCACTACAAGATGTTAGATTATTTTGGGATGATCAGCAATATGATCAAAAGGTAGAGACGACCACTTCAAAAGCCTATGTTAGTAGTGCTTATAAAAAGCAATGGAATAATATCGCTCTGGAAACCAAAATGGATTTATCCTATAGTCACCAAAAACTTTCCTCATCCTTGGGTCTCAGAGAACAGGTTTCAAGAAGTGATACCTATGTAAATGATATAGAATCAAACTCTTTTATACCTTCTATTCGACCAGAGTTTAGTTTTAAGAAAGGAAGGTTTTTATTAACGGCGACACCTCAATTTGCTTATCAGTTTCAAGAGTTGAATAATAGTATTACCACCGAGAGTGATCATGTTGCAAAGCTCACCTTCGAACCTGCAACTAAATTTCATTATAAATCAGATCGCTTCTTTGTTGAGCTTTATCACAGGAGAGATGTGGAATTTAATTCATTACCTGATATTTACAGCGGTTATATATTGACGGATTATAGAACTTTCCTCCAAAAGAATTTACCCTTGCTTTCCAATACTGTGAATAATTATCATGCACAAATAAATACCTTTTTGGAATTGTTGATGTTAGATCTTACTGTCAACTATAACTATGAAACAGTCAAAAGAAATTGGATATCGAGCATTGAAGTGCAAGAAGATGGATTGAATGGAGTATCGTACATTGTATTTGATGAAAACCTAAAAGATAACCAATCAATTCAAGCTATTTTGGGTTGGGATATCTCTTCTCTTCATACTAAAATTAATGGTAGTTATACCTTTGGACAACTTTCTGAAGATATTATGGTGACAAAGGTTTTGAGTAATAACTTAGGAGAATACCAAAGGGCGAATGCTTCAATTAATTTATCCATGAGTGACAGGTTGAACCTCATAGCCAACTATCAATATTTTACACAAAGAAACTCCTTTCAATTCAACCAATTGGCTTCAATAACTGAGAGCAGTGTTGGGGCTACCTTGGAATATACTACACCAAAGCATCATTTTAATTGGGAAAATAACTACTTGGAAAACTCTGCTTTAGCTGATGGTATTATCATGATGAATATGAATTATGACTATACGTTTACATCAAAAAAAGTAAGGATAGGCATCGAAATTCAAAACCTCTTAGATGAGAAATCATTTGCTACCAATGAAATGATGTTTTATCAAACAACAAATACTTATTTTCAGCTTAGAGGAAGACAGGTTTTAGGGTCTATTAGATGGATGCTTTAA